Proteins encoded within one genomic window of Candidatus Zixiibacteriota bacterium:
- a CDS encoding peptidylprolyl isomerase gives MTKFRTGIALALLLGIGIFGCSKNPDATVVTINGEDIPVSLIHRFFDSRGTVFGSYEEEFKTKRDAIDSLIDYKLLVKGAYDAGLGNDPEIEKLVSAQRANFLFDELYRVEVAQKLEVTDQELREFYDKLKKERRLAHILVATQAEADSALRAVNAGADFGGVARQISLDQSTAVRGGEMGFVSWGANLVDEFRDAAFALKVGEVSQPVKTQFGYHLIKVLEERDAELQPYAEMQPIIRQVLSSRKSMRAETDFLQRMQEKAAVQVNEEATQMLLERLDMYYPDTLNGAPRPDNYFPNLELLKPFEQQMVFASYTGGEVTVEGYINKLTDVPEAYRPRLDNLEAVRSTVFQLELKNILEYEADQRKIGERTEYQKRITDFREGLMVDKFVRQILGGPISASEDEIYEYYNTHSDEFSDPRQLHLLEIQQDSVAQIERIIDQLREGADFAQLARQYTNRDGARQSGGDLGWVTAAGFPRLWEAAARLSVGQWSDLILNESGKYSVVKVLEIKQAALRPITDVTAAVQQKVIDLKRSSAMVDWLREQRGKAKIEIHENVLEKTIDKTKYANQG, from the coding sequence ATGACCAAGTTCCGCACTGGCATAGCATTAGCCCTGCTGTTGGGGATCGGCATTTTCGGTTGTTCGAAGAATCCGGACGCGACGGTAGTGACCATCAATGGCGAAGACATTCCGGTCTCGCTCATTCATCGATTTTTCGACAGCCGCGGCACCGTATTCGGGTCGTACGAGGAGGAGTTTAAGACCAAACGCGACGCAATCGACAGCTTGATTGATTACAAGTTGCTGGTGAAGGGTGCGTACGATGCAGGGCTGGGAAATGATCCGGAGATTGAGAAGTTGGTGAGCGCGCAGCGCGCGAATTTCCTGTTCGACGAGCTGTACCGGGTCGAAGTGGCGCAGAAGCTGGAGGTCACGGATCAGGAGCTGCGCGAGTTTTATGACAAGCTCAAGAAGGAGCGGCGGCTGGCGCATATTCTGGTAGCGACGCAGGCCGAAGCGGATTCGGCGCTGCGGGCGGTGAACGCGGGTGCGGATTTTGGCGGGGTGGCGCGACAGATTTCGCTGGATCAATCGACGGCGGTGCGCGGCGGCGAGATGGGATTTGTCAGCTGGGGCGCGAATTTGGTGGATGAATTTCGCGATGCGGCATTTGCACTCAAAGTCGGCGAGGTGTCGCAACCGGTCAAGACGCAATTTGGATACCACTTGATCAAGGTGCTGGAGGAACGGGACGCCGAATTGCAGCCCTACGCCGAGATGCAGCCGATCATCCGGCAAGTCTTGAGCAGCCGCAAGTCGATGCGGGCCGAGACTGATTTCCTGCAGCGGATGCAGGAGAAGGCGGCGGTGCAGGTCAACGAGGAAGCGACCCAGATGCTGCTGGAGCGGCTGGATATGTATTATCCCGACACGCTGAACGGTGCGCCGCGGCCGGACAACTACTTTCCCAATCTGGAATTGCTTAAGCCGTTCGAACAGCAGATGGTCTTTGCGAGTTACACCGGCGGCGAGGTCACGGTGGAAGGATACATCAACAAGCTGACCGATGTGCCGGAAGCGTACCGGCCGCGACTGGACAATCTTGAGGCGGTGCGTTCGACCGTGTTTCAGTTGGAGCTGAAGAATATCCTCGAGTACGAGGCGGACCAGCGCAAGATCGGCGAGCGGACGGAGTACCAAAAGCGCATCACTGATTTTCGCGAAGGGTTGATGGTCGACAAGTTCGTGCGGCAGATTTTGGGCGGACCGATTTCCGCGAGCGAGGACGAGATTTACGAGTACTACAACACGCATTCGGACGAATTTTCCGACCCGAGGCAGTTGCATCTGCTGGAGATTCAGCAGGACTCGGTGGCGCAGATTGAGCGCATCATCGACCAACTGCGCGAGGGCGCGGATTTCGCGCAGTTGGCGCGGCAATACACGAACCGCGACGGTGCGCGGCAAAGCGGCGGCGATCTGGGTTGGGTGACAGCGGCGGGATTTCCGCGGCTGTGGGAGGCGGCAGCGCGGCTGTCGGTCGGGCAATGGTCGGACCTGATTTTGAACGAGAGCGGCAAGTACTCCGTGGTCAAGGTGCTGGAAATCAAGCAAGCGGCACTGCGGCCGATTACCGATGTCACGGCGGCGGTCCAACAGAAGGTCATCGACCTGAAGCGATCCTCGGCGATGGTCGACTGGCTGCGCGAACAGCGGGGAAAGGCCAAGATCGAGATTCATGAAAACGTGCTGGAGAAGACAATCGACAAGACGAAGTATGCGAATCAAGGTTAG
- a CDS encoding response regulator: MAKREILIVDDNPNMASLLSEMLDVFDLKSRVTTDGETALQLLDEEHFSLVITDLKMPRMSGTELLAAIKGKHPEVPVIVISGYNVGSSEGQVVQGLANGFIHKPFKMADIQSVVEQFL; the protein is encoded by the coding sequence ATGGCCAAGCGTGAAATTCTAATTGTTGACGACAACCCCAATATGGCTTCCCTATTGTCGGAAATGCTGGACGTTTTCGACTTGAAAAGCCGCGTGACGACCGACGGCGAGACGGCATTGCAGCTTCTGGACGAGGAGCATTTTTCGCTCGTCATTACAGATCTGAAGATGCCGCGGATGTCGGGCACTGAGCTATTAGCGGCGATTAAGGGGAAGCATCCGGAGGTGCCGGTAATCGTCATCTCGGGATACAACGTGGGGTCGAGCGAGGGGCAAGTGGTCCAGGGTCTGGCCAACGGCTTCATTCACAAACCTTTCAAGATGGCCGACATCCAGTCGGTCGTCGAGCAATTCCTGTAA
- the hflX gene encoding GTPase HflX — protein MPHKYHEIKRELEKAILVGVQLRQTNERVFGETMAELRELAVSAEAEVTGLVTQKRPAPDSRFFIGGGKVEEIKALIGSSGANLVIFDDQLSPAQVRNLEKELQVKVIDRGNLILDIFAKRAATSEAKLQVELAQLEYLYPRLTNMWSHFSKQYGGVGTRGPGETQLEVDRRLVRDRIAKLKEHLERVNRQRQTQRKRRQDVFKIALVGYTNAGKSTIFNHLTKAGVWADDLLFCTLDAVTRYLPISQKYRIVISDTVGFIQKIPHELVASFQSTLDEVRYADLLLHIVDIAHPNRIDHYEQTNRVLEEIGAGAVPRLLLLNKADLVPAEEIPLIDLEFPPERVFVVSARTLLGVDKMLNFLTGFVEKEVGARIRATGQTHGQA, from the coding sequence ATGCCGCACAAGTACCACGAAATCAAACGCGAACTCGAGAAAGCGATCCTGGTCGGTGTACAACTGCGCCAGACCAATGAGCGCGTTTTCGGCGAGACGATGGCCGAGTTGCGCGAATTAGCGGTCTCGGCGGAGGCGGAGGTGACGGGGCTGGTCACGCAGAAGCGGCCGGCGCCGGATAGTCGATTCTTCATTGGCGGCGGCAAGGTTGAGGAGATCAAGGCGCTGATCGGATCGAGCGGAGCAAACCTGGTAATTTTCGACGATCAATTGTCGCCGGCGCAGGTGCGAAATCTGGAGAAGGAGTTGCAGGTCAAGGTGATTGACCGGGGCAACCTGATCCTCGATATCTTTGCCAAGCGGGCGGCAACCAGCGAAGCGAAACTGCAGGTGGAATTGGCGCAACTGGAGTATTTGTATCCGCGGTTGACGAACATGTGGTCGCACTTCTCCAAGCAATATGGCGGCGTGGGAACGCGCGGACCGGGGGAGACGCAGTTGGAAGTGGACCGGCGGCTGGTGCGGGATCGAATCGCCAAGTTGAAGGAGCATCTGGAGCGGGTCAACCGGCAGCGGCAGACGCAGCGCAAGCGGCGGCAGGATGTTTTCAAGATTGCGCTGGTCGGCTACACCAATGCTGGTAAGTCTACTATTTTCAATCACTTAACCAAGGCGGGCGTGTGGGCGGACGATCTGCTTTTCTGCACGCTGGATGCGGTGACACGGTACCTGCCGATCAGCCAGAAGTACCGGATCGTGATTTCAGACACGGTGGGGTTTATCCAAAAAATTCCCCATGAATTGGTGGCCTCGTTTCAATCCACGCTGGATGAGGTGCGATATGCGGATTTGCTGTTACACATCGTGGATATTGCCCATCCGAATCGCATCGATCATTACGAGCAGACCAACCGGGTGCTGGAGGAGATCGGGGCCGGGGCCGTGCCGCGGCTATTATTGTTGAACAAGGCGGATTTAGTGCCGGCGGAGGAGATTCCCTTAATTGATCTGGAATTTCCGCCAGAACGGGTATTTGTGGTGTCGGCACGGACGCTTCTGGGGGTCGACAAAATGCTGAATTTTTTGACCGGCTTTGTCGAAAAGGAAGTAGGGGCAAGAATCAGGGCAACGGGACAGACTCATGGCCAAGCGTGA
- a CDS encoding RNA-binding S4 domain-containing protein, with amino-acid sequence MRLDQFLQKTGIVKRRALAKEICDRGNVELNGRTAKAAHEVKPGDELVVKFREKRCRYRVSDVPTGNVRKDQREAYVELTAEEHFHSL; translated from the coding sequence ATGCGATTAGACCAATTCTTGCAGAAAACGGGGATTGTGAAGCGGCGGGCGCTGGCGAAGGAAATCTGCGACCGCGGGAACGTCGAACTCAACGGGCGAACGGCAAAGGCGGCACACGAAGTCAAACCGGGCGACGAGTTGGTGGTGAAGTTCCGCGAGAAGCGCTGTCGCTACCGGGTGAGTGATGTCCCGACGGGCAATGTGCGCAAGGATCAGCGCGAAGCGTATGTTGAGTTGACCGCCGAAGAACATTTCCACAGTCTCTGA
- a CDS encoding peptidylprolyl isomerase — translation MRIKVRVIAAVWLVLLTAVPAAAWEELDKIVAVVGDRVILASELEFQIQMYEVQTKSALNTPDKRDAFRRDLLEQMINDRLILIRAKEDTTIVISESDIDAALEERLEELKSRFRSSAEFEAQVAAEGYTMRELKNKLRLDIHDQLYKDRLINKLLSKVSVSRADVEKFYAQYRDSLPNQPAMVKLAHLLLPVEATKELGDSLRAKAEMIRQKILAGESFELLAQQYSEDPSAETGGDLGTFRKGDLVPEFERAALALNPGEVSPVVHTPFGYHIIKLVAKAEDNFHAKHILLLEHATGADSLRAEAKARALADSARAGADWTELVKNYSIDDKTRTNSGELGWYPLEELPEVYQAPLAGLELNQISEPVWTPEGLHLMKLLERKTARPISIAEDYDMLKEYARRQKSSEVIARIVDEMKDRVYIDLRGI, via the coding sequence ATGCGAATCAAGGTTAGAGTCATCGCAGCCGTCTGGTTGGTGCTGCTGACCGCGGTGCCGGCGGCGGCCTGGGAAGAGCTGGACAAGATTGTGGCGGTGGTGGGCGACCGGGTGATCCTGGCTTCGGAGCTTGAGTTCCAGATTCAGATGTACGAGGTGCAGACCAAGTCGGCGCTGAACACGCCGGACAAGCGCGACGCGTTTCGCCGGGACCTGCTGGAGCAGATGATCAACGACCGGCTGATTCTGATCCGGGCGAAGGAAGACACGACGATTGTGATCTCGGAGAGCGATATCGATGCGGCGCTGGAGGAGCGACTGGAGGAATTAAAGTCGCGGTTCCGGTCGTCGGCGGAATTCGAGGCGCAGGTAGCGGCGGAAGGCTACACGATGCGCGAGTTGAAGAACAAGCTGCGACTGGATATTCACGACCAGTTGTACAAGGACCGGTTGATCAACAAGCTCTTGAGCAAGGTGTCGGTCTCGCGCGCGGATGTGGAGAAATTCTACGCGCAGTACCGCGACAGCCTGCCGAACCAACCGGCGATGGTGAAGCTGGCACACCTGCTGCTTCCGGTCGAAGCGACGAAAGAGCTGGGAGATTCGCTGCGGGCGAAAGCGGAGATGATCCGGCAGAAGATCCTGGCGGGGGAAAGTTTCGAGCTCTTGGCGCAGCAGTATTCCGAGGATCCGTCAGCGGAGACGGGGGGCGACCTGGGAACATTCCGCAAGGGCGATCTGGTTCCGGAGTTCGAGCGGGCGGCGCTGGCGCTAAATCCGGGGGAAGTCTCGCCGGTGGTGCACACGCCATTCGGGTACCACATCATCAAGCTGGTGGCGAAGGCGGAGGACAATTTCCATGCCAAGCATATCCTGCTGCTGGAGCACGCGACCGGAGCCGACAGCCTGCGCGCGGAGGCGAAAGCACGGGCGCTGGCCGATTCGGCGCGGGCGGGTGCGGATTGGACCGAACTGGTGAAGAACTATTCGATTGACGACAAGACGCGGACGAATTCAGGGGAATTAGGTTGGTACCCGCTGGAGGAACTGCCGGAGGTTTACCAAGCGCCGCTGGCGGGACTGGAGTTGAATCAGATTTCCGAGCCGGTGTGGACGCCGGAGGGCTTGCATCTGATGAAGCTGCTTGAGCGCAAGACCGCGCGGCCGATTTCGATTGCCGAGGATTACGACATGTTGAAGGAGTACGCGCGGCGACAGAAGTCTTCGGAAGTGATCGCGCGGATAGTCGACGAAATGAAGGACCGGGTATACATCGACCTGCGGGGCATTTGA